One Streptomyces sp. L2 genomic window carries:
- a CDS encoding MbtH family protein yields MSGTPFEKPGAEYLALVNDEGQYSVWPAAADVPAGWRVDLAAAPRQAVLDHIDRHWSDARPASLRAADGQPGQ; encoded by the coding sequence ATGAGCGGTACGCCGTTCGAGAAGCCCGGCGCCGAGTACCTGGCGCTGGTCAACGACGAGGGCCAGTACTCGGTGTGGCCCGCCGCGGCCGACGTGCCGGCGGGCTGGCGGGTCGACCTCGCCGCCGCGCCCCGGCAGGCCGTGCTCGACCACATCGACCGCCACTGGAGCGACGCGCGGCCCGCCTCACTGCGGGCCGCCGACGGGCAGCCGGGCCAGTGA
- a CDS encoding AMP-binding protein — translation MVGGPVDVTGRDTVPVPLPDGSSVPAAVAGRWRAAGLWRAEGFVHDVLRAAAAHPDRPAFVGHRAHLPPDRRTVTVSYARLALCMDRFAAALRSLGVGENDPVAVQLPNWWEAAALALACWRIGAVVVPVLPGVRAPDLERILADTRARVCVVPDRWEEYGHAEVLAELAHRLPWLRRRVVLGDAGSTGAVDFGTYFLRTAHERGPHGRDLPLSLAAPDRPALLLTVMGMGEDHGAVLHTANTLYAGFAAQSGVTEPWAGGPRRAGSEPRTTGGRIRAGGGSGGAETGPGTGGDPVDRLVYAPTDRPGVETGVRAEGGPEAWPGDGPGAWPGDDPGIRPAAWSGDESGGGSRGVFGEGVAGAPGATSGTTPGAAPGVFATPLPLTSLASLLYSVCWPLAAGGTGVFQDVWDPRVFLGLVESAGVDRVYATPALWSELLAAQRQERRDVSGLRLALTGGRVDTPPALPGDLRAELGVRVRDVWGSPEAGLGALSYGSGERPLPGLEVALRNGQLAVRGPSVATAAWRHGEPVTAAWERSDGWLDTGDAALPGQPGRPGEVTVVGRADERTGGLFVVPVDALEAALLSHPRVGEAAVVEYTDATYGEMPCAVVVPALQEEPPGLVELREHLSRAGLTEAFLPTRLELVGSLPRDTGGRLRKEALRTWLTRLRPGTPRPRPVAPE, via the coding sequence ATGGTCGGTGGGCCGGTGGACGTGACCGGCCGGGACACGGTCCCGGTCCCGCTGCCGGACGGGTCGAGCGTGCCGGCGGCCGTCGCCGGGCGCTGGCGCGCGGCCGGGCTCTGGCGCGCCGAGGGCTTCGTGCACGACGTGCTGCGCGCCGCCGCGGCGCACCCCGACCGTCCCGCCTTCGTCGGCCACCGCGCCCACCTGCCGCCTGACCGGCGCACGGTCACGGTGTCGTACGCCCGGCTCGCCCTCTGCATGGACCGTTTCGCGGCCGCGTTGCGCTCCCTGGGGGTCGGGGAGAACGACCCGGTGGCGGTGCAGCTGCCCAACTGGTGGGAGGCGGCGGCCCTCGCGCTGGCCTGCTGGCGGATCGGTGCGGTGGTGGTGCCGGTGCTGCCGGGGGTGCGGGCGCCCGACCTGGAGCGGATCCTGGCGGACACGCGGGCCCGGGTGTGCGTGGTGCCGGACCGGTGGGAGGAGTACGGCCACGCCGAGGTGCTGGCGGAACTCGCGCACCGGCTGCCCTGGCTGCGGCGCCGGGTGGTCCTCGGCGACGCGGGGTCGACGGGGGCGGTGGACTTCGGGACGTACTTCCTGCGCACCGCACACGAACGCGGCCCGCACGGCCGCGACCTCCCCCTCTCCCTGGCCGCGCCCGACCGCCCCGCGCTCCTGCTGACGGTGATGGGCATGGGCGAGGACCACGGCGCGGTACTGCACACGGCCAACACCCTGTACGCGGGGTTCGCGGCGCAGTCGGGGGTGACGGAGCCCTGGGCGGGGGGCCCGCGCCGGGCGGGGAGCGAGCCCCGGACCACCGGAGGGAGGATCAGGGCAGGAGGCGGGTCCGGGGGCGCGGAGACCGGCCCCGGGACAGGTGGCGATCCGGTGGACCGGCTCGTGTACGCACCGACAGACCGGCCGGGGGTCGAGACGGGAGTCCGGGCGGAGGGCGGGCCGGAAGCCTGGCCCGGAGACGGGCCCGGAGCCTGGCCCGGGGACGATCCCGGGATCAGGCCCGCAGCCTGGTCCGGGGACGAGTCCGGTGGCGGGTCTCGGGGGGTGTTCGGGGAAGGGGTTGCGGGCGCCCCCGGCGCGACCTCCGGCACGACCCCCGGTGCGGCGCCCGGTGTGTTCGCCACGCCGCTCCCCCTCACCTCCCTCGCCTCGCTCCTCTACTCGGTGTGCTGGCCGTTGGCGGCCGGCGGCACCGGGGTGTTCCAGGATGTGTGGGACCCGCGGGTCTTTCTCGGTCTGGTCGAGTCCGCCGGTGTCGACCGGGTGTACGCCACGCCCGCGCTCTGGTCCGAGCTGCTGGCCGCGCAGCGGCAGGAACGCCGGGACGTGTCGGGACTGCGGCTGGCGCTGACGGGCGGCCGCGTGGACACGCCTCCCGCGCTGCCGGGGGACCTGCGGGCCGAACTGGGCGTGCGGGTGCGGGACGTGTGGGGGTCGCCCGAGGCGGGGCTGGGCGCGCTGTCGTACGGCTCCGGGGAACGCCCGCTCCCGGGACTGGAAGTGGCGCTGCGGAACGGGCAGCTGGCAGTGCGCGGCCCTTCGGTCGCGACGGCCGCCTGGCGGCACGGGGAACCGGTGACGGCGGCCTGGGAACGGTCGGACGGCTGGCTGGACACGGGGGACGCGGCGCTGCCGGGGCAGCCGGGGCGGCCCGGAGAGGTCACCGTGGTGGGCCGCGCCGACGAACGCACCGGCGGGCTGTTCGTCGTACCGGTGGACGCGTTGGAGGCCGCGCTGCTGTCGCATCCGCGGGTCGGGGAGGCGGCCGTGGTGGAGTACACGGACGCCACGTACGGGGAGATGCCGTGCGCCGTGGTGGTGCCCGCGCTCCAGGAGGAACCGCCGGGGCTGGTGGAGCTGCGCGAGCATCTCTCCCGCGCCGGGCTCACGGAGGCGTTCCTGCCGACCCGCCTGGAACTGGTCGGCTCCCTCCCCCGGGACACCGGGGGCCGCCTCCGCAAGGAGGCCCTCCGAACCTGGCTGACCCGCCTCCGCCCCGGCACACCCCGGCCCCGCCCGGTCGCACCGGAGTGA
- a CDS encoding LuxR C-terminal-related transcriptional regulator has translation MTLTGPGGVGKSALAGAFEPAQGQFRGVRTADLAPAASADEAAATVLRLTAELRRIPGDADALLVLDGCDHHGEPLTTMLTELLSPRGRLRVLATSREPLRVAGELLLPVRRLPVPAGACDDPGELAGNASVALFTRAARDVVPGFAVTEENAAAVATLCGLLEGLPLALELAAGRLRLFTPQVLLARLRHRGGALTALSGGPVHAPARHRSLAALAESAVAGLSRDELTLLGHLAVFEPRFGLPMLERVSPLPRAETDAVLDALLDRSLVVALDQEQGEPRFAVPEPVRSHMGEELAADGLLEAAQDRHASAYRHLVTTVEPRLTGPRQSHWLRVLAAEHPNIVAALRRLRQCGAVEDVASLVLALRLPWLVQGHLRTGVEWCDSLGQDEPAPDSAGTRPSLPEPLRARLVDLSATFTLALGDADLAVRRHRRALALSKRLGDRRQTALVTARMGLALLRHGDPAGAVAALGPALTALESLGAAAPAADTAVALAAALRAQGDTRKAQDALEKGLDAHRRVADARGLAAALRESAAGAVERDDTRTAATALRECLELYRSLDERTELPGVLEELALLWLRTDAAAGGPRITRVLASCSALRTALGSTADAARRAAVEEALDALRSRLPGTGFTVAWAEGLRMPAATAFEEALAAPAPDTRPAAPTPEAQPLTPRQVQVAMLVAEGLTNRQIAARLDISEWTVVNHVRQIMRRLGCTSRLQVAWSVGRWT, from the coding sequence GTGACGTTGACCGGGCCCGGTGGGGTGGGGAAGAGCGCGTTGGCGGGGGCCTTCGAGCCGGCGCAGGGGCAGTTCCGGGGGGTGCGGACCGCCGATCTGGCGCCCGCAGCCTCGGCGGACGAGGCCGCGGCCACCGTGCTGCGGCTGACCGCCGAACTGCGCAGGATCCCCGGGGACGCGGATGCTCTGCTGGTTCTCGACGGCTGTGACCATCATGGGGAGCCGTTGACCACCATGCTGACCGAACTCCTCTCCCCCAGGGGGCGGTTGCGGGTACTGGCGACCAGCCGGGAGCCCTTGCGGGTCGCCGGTGAGCTGCTGCTTCCCGTGCGCCGGCTGCCGGTTCCGGCGGGCGCGTGCGACGATCCCGGTGAGCTGGCCGGCAATGCCTCGGTCGCCCTGTTCACCCGGGCCGCGCGGGACGTCGTACCCGGATTCGCCGTCACCGAGGAGAACGCCGCCGCCGTCGCCACGCTGTGCGGGCTGCTCGAAGGGCTGCCGCTGGCACTGGAGTTGGCGGCCGGGCGGTTGCGGCTGTTCACTCCGCAGGTGCTGCTGGCCCGGCTGCGGCACCGTGGCGGCGCGCTGACCGCGCTGTCCGGCGGGCCGGTGCACGCTCCGGCCCGGCACCGTTCGCTCGCCGCGCTCGCGGAGTCCGCCGTGGCCGGGCTGAGCCGGGACGAGCTGACGCTGCTCGGCCATCTCGCGGTGTTCGAGCCCAGGTTCGGGCTGCCGATGCTGGAGCGGGTCTCACCCCTGCCCCGGGCGGAGACGGACGCCGTCCTCGACGCGCTGCTCGACCGAAGCCTCGTCGTCGCCCTCGACCAGGAGCAGGGGGAGCCACGGTTCGCGGTGCCCGAGCCGGTGCGGTCCCACATGGGAGAGGAACTGGCCGCCGACGGGCTGCTGGAGGCGGCCCAGGACCGGCACGCCAGTGCCTACCGGCACCTCGTCACCACCGTCGAACCCCGGCTGACCGGACCCCGGCAGAGTCACTGGCTGCGTGTGCTGGCCGCCGAGCACCCCAACATCGTGGCGGCGCTGCGCCGCCTGCGGCAGTGCGGCGCCGTCGAGGACGTGGCCTCGCTGGTCCTCGCCCTGCGGCTGCCCTGGCTGGTGCAGGGGCACCTGCGGACCGGCGTGGAGTGGTGCGACTCGCTCGGCCAGGACGAACCGGCACCGGACAGCGCCGGCACGCGGCCCTCACTGCCCGAACCGCTGCGGGCCCGCCTCGTCGACCTGTCGGCGACGTTCACGCTGGCCCTCGGCGACGCCGACCTCGCCGTACGGCGGCACCGCCGGGCCCTCGCCCTGTCCAAGCGGCTCGGTGACCGCCGGCAGACGGCACTGGTGACCGCACGGATGGGCCTCGCACTGCTCCGCCACGGCGACCCCGCGGGCGCGGTCGCCGCGCTCGGCCCCGCGCTGACCGCCCTGGAGTCGCTGGGCGCGGCCGCCCCGGCGGCGGACACGGCGGTCGCGCTGGCCGCCGCGCTCCGCGCGCAGGGCGACACGCGCAAGGCGCAGGACGCCCTGGAGAAGGGGCTCGACGCGCACCGCCGGGTGGCGGACGCCCGCGGGCTGGCGGCGGCGCTGCGCGAGTCGGCGGCCGGGGCCGTGGAACGCGACGACACCCGGACCGCGGCGACAGCCCTGCGCGAGTGCCTGGAGCTGTACCGGTCACTGGACGAGCGCACCGAACTCCCGGGCGTGTTGGAGGAGTTGGCGCTGCTGTGGCTGCGGACCGACGCGGCGGCGGGCGGCCCCCGGATCACCCGCGTCCTGGCGTCCTGTTCGGCCCTGCGCACGGCACTGGGCAGCACCGCCGACGCCGCGCGCCGGGCGGCCGTCGAGGAGGCCCTGGACGCCCTGCGCTCCCGGCTGCCCGGAACCGGTTTCACCGTGGCCTGGGCCGAGGGCCTGCGGATGCCGGCGGCCACCGCGTTCGAGGAGGCGCTGGCCGCTCCGGCGCCCGACACGCGCCCGGCCGCCCCCACCCCGGAGGCGCAGCCGCTCACCCCCCGGCAGGTGCAGGTGGCGATGCTGGTCGCGGAGGGGCTGACCAACCGCCAGATAGCGGCCCGGCTGGACATCTCGGAGTGGACGGTCGTCAACCACGTACGGCAGATCATGCGGAGACTGGGCTGCACCTCCCGCCTGCAGGTGGCATGGTCGGTGGGCCGGTGGACGTGA
- a CDS encoding AfsR/SARP family transcriptional regulator, with amino-acid sequence MRFRILGPMEIEGSAGPGVSYTPRAAKLRVVLGTLLVRGGEVVSVQALTDELWQDDPPRTATTTLQVYISQLRKQLNAAEDGFGRESLVTRQPGYVLRLEPDQLDLARFEALHARGRKALESGDFAQASALQRQAVELWRGPLLSDTPHGPALDAAAVRLDEAGVAALEQRIRADLELGRHRDLIAELQSVTTRYALREEFHGHLMLALFRSGRQAEALRVFTQLRHTLVEELAIEPGPALQRLHGRILAGDAGLLVDEAAPTGTVTVAQTRGRPVALPTADPAFTGRDTELARVVALLTSAPAGTCVAVAGMPGVGKTALAVEAAHRCADAFPDGRLFLDLEPEPGRPLTAAQALTRLLRRAGETGPLPEAVEDLRDALHVLLAGRRLLLVLDHAASEAQLRPLLPATEGCRALVTIRRTPASLAAVRTVTLAPLPPEAARTLLTTASGRIRPGATSGPDASNGSDGSVRPPVAARDAVVRRLVGHGRGAAGAEDARGPAAEVAVLCGGLPLALRSAAAQLAARPHWTLQTLVDRLRDARDRLDALRVGELDVRDVLLTAYAAATAQQQRSFRLLALLPDAPFETGPAAAVLGLGAEAAGRGVESLVDVRLLEADESGRYRFHPLLRLLAAELLARHEPEDSARDAAGRLAEVYAGTGPVAGGAATTPRTDLPALVGVLRTAHAHGAWPSALRLADALSGSLESHAAWPLWRTAHTLGLDAARRARDRAGEARMLRSLGDLAWQQRQLGRCEELYESAVRAARGCSDEHEHGRALVGLADVRLDAGAYDEAGVLLDTALGALPERSPARFDALRAGALLALDLGDEVTAAARFTACRELAAALRDRRLEAYARRCLRRLGESEVAPAVEVRPGVWRLRGVAEAA; translated from the coding sequence ATGAGGTTCCGCATCCTCGGCCCGATGGAGATCGAGGGCAGCGCCGGCCCCGGGGTGTCGTACACGCCGCGGGCCGCGAAGCTCCGTGTCGTGCTCGGCACGCTGCTGGTGCGCGGCGGCGAGGTGGTGTCCGTGCAGGCGCTGACGGACGAGCTGTGGCAGGACGATCCGCCGCGTACGGCGACCACCACACTCCAGGTGTACATCTCGCAGCTGCGCAAGCAGCTCAACGCCGCCGAGGACGGGTTCGGCCGCGAGTCGCTGGTGACCCGGCAGCCGGGCTATGTGCTGCGGCTGGAGCCGGACCAGCTGGACCTGGCCCGGTTCGAGGCACTGCACGCGCGCGGCCGCAAGGCGCTGGAGTCGGGTGACTTCGCGCAGGCGTCGGCGCTGCAGCGGCAGGCGGTCGAGCTGTGGCGCGGCCCGCTGCTGTCGGACACTCCGCACGGTCCCGCGCTGGACGCGGCGGCGGTCCGGCTGGACGAGGCGGGCGTGGCCGCCCTGGAGCAGCGGATCCGGGCCGACCTGGAACTGGGCCGGCACCGGGACCTGATCGCCGAGCTCCAGTCGGTGACCACGCGGTACGCCCTGCGCGAGGAGTTCCACGGCCATCTGATGCTGGCGCTGTTCCGGTCGGGCCGGCAGGCGGAGGCGCTGCGCGTGTTCACGCAGTTGCGGCACACGCTGGTGGAGGAGCTGGCGATCGAGCCCGGTCCGGCGCTGCAACGGCTGCACGGCCGGATCCTGGCGGGCGACGCCGGGCTGCTGGTCGACGAGGCCGCGCCGACCGGCACGGTCACCGTGGCGCAGACCCGGGGCCGGCCCGTCGCGCTGCCCACCGCCGACCCGGCGTTCACCGGCCGGGACACGGAACTCGCCCGGGTGGTCGCGCTGTTGACGTCGGCACCGGCCGGGACATGTGTGGCCGTCGCCGGGATGCCCGGGGTCGGCAAGACGGCCTTGGCCGTGGAGGCCGCGCACCGCTGCGCGGACGCGTTCCCCGACGGCCGGCTGTTCCTCGACCTGGAGCCCGAGCCGGGCCGCCCGCTGACCGCCGCGCAGGCGCTGACCCGGCTGCTGCGGCGGGCGGGCGAGACGGGCCCGCTGCCGGAGGCGGTGGAGGACCTGCGGGACGCGCTGCACGTGCTGCTGGCGGGCCGCCGTCTGCTGCTCGTCCTGGACCACGCCGCCTCCGAGGCCCAGCTGCGTCCCCTGCTGCCGGCGACCGAGGGGTGCCGCGCGCTGGTCACCATCCGCCGCACCCCGGCGTCCCTCGCGGCCGTCCGCACGGTGACCCTGGCCCCCCTTCCGCCGGAAGCGGCCCGCACCCTGCTGACCACGGCCTCCGGGCGGATCCGGCCGGGGGCCACGTCCGGCCCGGATGCCTCCAACGGCTCGGATGGGTCGGTACGGCCACCTGTCGCGGCCCGGGACGCTGTCGTACGACGGCTCGTCGGGCACGGTCGGGGCGCGGCCGGGGCCGAGGACGCGCGGGGGCCCGCCGCCGAGGTCGCCGTGCTCTGCGGGGGCCTGCCGCTGGCGCTGCGCAGCGCGGCGGCACAGCTCGCGGCACGCCCGCACTGGACCCTCCAGACCCTCGTGGACCGGCTGCGCGACGCACGGGACCGGCTGGACGCTCTGCGGGTCGGTGAACTCGACGTCCGGGACGTCCTGTTGACGGCGTACGCGGCGGCGACGGCGCAGCAGCAGCGGTCCTTCCGGCTGCTGGCCCTGCTGCCCGACGCCCCCTTCGAGACCGGTCCGGCGGCAGCCGTGCTGGGGCTCGGCGCCGAGGCGGCCGGACGTGGTGTGGAGAGCCTCGTCGACGTACGGCTGCTGGAGGCCGACGAGTCGGGCCGCTACCGCTTCCACCCGCTGCTGCGGCTGCTCGCCGCCGAACTGCTCGCGCGGCACGAGCCCGAGGACTCGGCGCGGGACGCGGCGGGCCGGCTCGCCGAGGTGTACGCGGGCACCGGGCCGGTTGCGGGCGGTGCCGCGACCACCCCGCGCACCGATCTGCCGGCCCTCGTCGGCGTCCTGCGCACCGCGCACGCGCACGGTGCCTGGCCGTCGGCGCTGCGGCTGGCCGACGCCCTGTCCGGCAGTCTCGAATCGCACGCCGCGTGGCCCCTGTGGCGGACGGCGCACACGCTCGGGCTGGACGCGGCGCGGCGGGCCCGGGACCGGGCGGGCGAGGCGCGGATGCTGCGCTCGCTCGGCGATCTGGCGTGGCAGCAGCGGCAGTTGGGGCGCTGTGAGGAGCTGTACGAGTCGGCCGTGCGGGCGGCGCGGGGGTGCTCGGACGAGCATGAGCACGGGCGGGCGCTGGTGGGGCTGGCCGATGTGCGGTTGGACGCGGGGGCGTACGACGAGGCGGGCGTGCTGCTCGATACCGCTCTCGGTGCGCTTCCGGAGCGTTCGCCGGCCCGGTTCGACGCGCTGCGGGCAGGGGCGTTGCTTGCGCTGGACCTTGGTGACGAGGTGACGGCTGCGGCGCGGTTCACCGCGTGCCGGGAGCTGGCCGCTGCGTTGCGGGATCGGCGGTTGGAGGCCTATGCCCGCAGGTGCCTGCGGCGGCTTGGGGAGTCTGAGGTTGCGCCGGCGGTGGAGGTTCGGCCGGGGGTGTGGCGGTTGAGGGGGGTTGCGGAGGCGGCGTAG
- a CDS encoding polyprenyl synthetase family protein, with protein sequence MLTEHDPKATAPARRREDMLDRVEARLRAVLGDEYRRHAGHARAAGLVESLAELVAAGGERVRPVVLLTGYLAAGGDPDDERAVDAAAALELLDTAALLRADEHDGVAVRRGMPALHVAHAAEHERGGWGGDARRHGTYAATLAGDLALACAGRLAGGALTGVARDHWDELRADRSIGLYAREAMTVAYLDDPWPGRCVSGCDSGCRAGWYALRAPLLIGAALAGRADLTPAYESYAAALHAAWRLRGFLDGGPEYAWEADLLREMLLDGEERDVAERMIRDLVKRASRTAADATLPPEWRTELMTFASRVAAA encoded by the coding sequence ATGCTGACGGAACACGACCCCAAGGCAACCGCCCCGGCCCGCCGGCGCGAGGACATGCTGGACCGCGTCGAGGCGAGACTGCGCGCGGTCCTGGGCGACGAGTACCGCCGGCACGCGGGGCACGCGCGCGCCGCGGGCCTCGTCGAGTCACTGGCCGAACTCGTCGCGGCCGGCGGCGAACGGGTCCGTCCCGTCGTCCTGCTCACCGGCTACCTCGCGGCCGGCGGCGACCCGGACGACGAGCGCGCCGTCGACGCGGCCGCCGCCCTCGAACTCCTCGACACCGCCGCGCTGCTGCGCGCGGACGAGCACGACGGGGTGGCCGTACGGCGCGGCATGCCCGCCCTGCACGTGGCGCACGCCGCCGAGCACGAACGCGGCGGCTGGGGCGGCGACGCCCGCCGGCACGGCACGTACGCCGCGACACTCGCCGGCGACCTCGCGCTCGCCTGCGCCGGCCGGCTGGCCGGCGGCGCCCTGACCGGCGTCGCACGGGACCACTGGGACGAACTGCGCGCCGACCGGTCCATCGGCCTGTACGCCCGCGAGGCGATGACCGTCGCCTACCTCGACGACCCGTGGCCCGGCCGCTGCGTCTCCGGCTGCGACAGCGGCTGCCGCGCCGGCTGGTACGCCCTGCGCGCACCCCTCCTCATCGGCGCGGCCCTCGCCGGCCGCGCGGACCTCACCCCCGCCTACGAGTCCTACGCCGCCGCCCTGCACGCCGCGTGGCGCCTGCGCGGCTTCCTCGACGGCGGCCCCGAGTACGCCTGGGAGGCCGATCTGCTCCGCGAGATGCTCCTCGACGGCGAGGAACGGGACGTGGCCGAACGCATGATCCGCGACCTCGTCAAGAGGGCGTCCCGCACCGCCGCCGACGCCACCCTCCCACCGGAGTGGCGCACAGAACTGATGACCTTCGCCTCCCGCGTCGCGGCGGCGTAA